A stretch of DNA from Anaerobacillus isosaccharinicus:
TGGTTTTGTCTAGTTGGTTGTTCACTATAAAGCGCTTTGTTAAAATCCCAAAACGCGTCGGGATCTTGATTCCAAACAGACTCTCCAGCTAATGAACCTAAATAAGATTCTTCACCATGGAATAATACGTTGATATACGAGAATGTTATTTTTCCAGAATCAATAAAGTCTTTTTTAAGTTGTGGAAAAATATGTTCACTCCATTCTTTACAAGCAGGACATTTATAGTCACCAAACTCAACAACTGAAACAGGCGCATTTAGATTACCCAACGTTGGTTGGTTATCAATAGGTACATGATTTGCAAAAACAACATCATTGCTTTCTGTATTTTGCTTGCTATTCAAAACGACAATGACACTTACTAGAATAACGACCGCAATGGTAACTAAAATTAGCGGTTTCATAGGGTTACTATTTGTTTTTGACATTTTTTCACCTCATAGTAGATTTAAATCAAGAGTGCAGCATAAGTTATTATACTACAAGAGGTGAAATTCCCGCCACTTAAAATGTCCACGAGCGGTGTCAGACACCGCTCGTGGACATTTTACGCTTATTTTCCACGTGGAGTGGACAATTTCTTGTTAATTATCAATTTTTATTTTTTCACCATTATCAAATTTCACTTCTAATTCAAAATCCTCGACATCTGTTTTATTAATACTAAGGATCTCTAGTATTTTTTGTTTTAAATTTTCCTGATCCATCTTAGGTTTTAATTCTAGTTCTTTCATCAAAGGTTCGATGATCGCTACCGCATTTTTTCCATGTGCAGTAACGCTTCCCGGCACAGAGTACTTCGCCTCAATTTTATCAACTGCCTTTACCTCGTACTCGATGTCATATTTGGTATTATCTTTTAGTTCAATCTCAATTTCAAAATCAATGATCGTCGGTATAGTAGTCGCGTACACAGACTGGGCTGTCATAAAACTTAGAACAAATAAGGTAAAAATGACTAATGCGGTTTTCTTCATTCAAATCCCTCCTGATTTTTATCTTCAAGAAGTAAAATACCCAAAACCTTTATCGGTATCCATCTTATGTAAAAAATTAACAATGACGTCACATTTCTCCCCAATGAAAGAACATAATTAAAGAAAGAGATTTGATCAACTGATCAAATCTCTTTCTTTTAGCGAGGTTTTAAATCCGTTCTTTTCAACAATAAAGGTCTCATCATAAACGGTTATTTCAAGTTCGTAACCTTCGATCAACGTAATACTCAACTCTGTTCTGGTAAGTTCTATCTTCAACTTACGATTTTGGTAATTAACAACAAACGAATACCCTTCCCACTTCTCAGGAACAAATGGCGCAAATGAAATTCCACTTTCTTTAATACGCATTCCGGCAAAACCGTAGACAATTGCTAACCACGTCCCACCCATGTTCGCCATATGAAGTCCATCTTTCGTATTGCCATGTGTATTATCTAAGTCAAGACGGGCAGTCTTGATAAAGTAGTTATACGCTTTTTCGTGGTATCCAAGCTTTGCAGCCATTATGCTGTAGATACAATACGATAACGATGAGTCGTGAGTTGTAATTTTTTCGTAATAATCATACGAACGCTTCATTGTTTCTATCGATTGCTCATCTTCCAGTAGAAAATGGGCAAGTACAGTATCTGCTTGTTTTAACACTTGGTAACGATAAAGTGTTAATGGGTGAAAATGTAGTAATAGTGGGTATTTTTCTTTTGGTGTCGCTTCGAAATCCCAAACAGCTTTTTGTAAAAATGTATCATCTTGTGGATTGATTTGTAACTTCTCATCATAAGGCAAATACATTTTTTCAGCTGCTTCATGCCATTCTTTCACTTCTTCTTTTGTCACTTGGTCACTGTTGATCAGTCCAGATATTTTCGCAGCCCATGATAAGTTCCACTTTGCCATTGCATTCGTATAATAATTGTTATTAACGATACACGTATATTCATCTGGCCCAGTGACATCATCTATTCGGAATGTTCCTTCATAATAATGACCAACATCAATCCAAAGTCTTGCTGTCTCAAATAATACTTCTGCGCCAAATTCTTTTAAAAATTCAAGATCGCCCGTGACTAAATAATATTGTATATAACTGTATGCAATATCAGCGCTTATATGGTACTGAGCTGTTCCTGCAGGAAAAAATGCAGAGCATTCGGTTCCAGAGATTGTGCGCCACGGAAATAACGCTCCTTGCTTATGGCCCATTTCTCTTGCTCGAGCCTTTGCATCTTCTAAAATCGAATGACGGTATTTTAACAATTTTTTTGCTATTTCTGGATTTGTCATCATAAATACTGGGAAAATATAAATTTCCGTATCCCAAAAGTAATGCCCTTCGTAGCCTTCACCAGAAAGTCCTTTTGCGGCAATGTTACTAACTCCATCTTTGCCTACTGACTGAAGCAATTGAAATAAATTAAAACGAATTCCTTCTTGAAGCTTTTCATCGCCTTTTATTTCGACGTCTGCATTTCCCCAAAAGCGATCTAAATAGCAATATTGGTCTCCAAGCATTTCTTCGAACGTTTCAGCTCTTGTACTTTGTAGTATTTCTAGCCCTCTTTTTACTATGTCTTGACCGTGTCGAAGCGTGTCCACATAAATGTTAAGCTTTGTATACTGAATACGTTCGCCACCAGGGAAGGTTAAGCTCTCACAAATGCCAGTCTTCGTTACTTCTACATCGTATTGATAACCAACGGTTGCACTACTTTCTGAAATGCAGGCAACTTCTAATTTCGAAGCCTCTGTTTTATTGAGGACAATGTTAACATTTTCTTCTCGGCAGACATCGATCACTGAGAGTCGCTTTGCATGCCCTGATGCTAAGCGTGGATCATTGTTGTCAACATAGTTAGAAATATCACCATCTATCGTTGAAAAAAGTTTAATTTCTTCTATCCTAGAAAGAGGAATGATTTGAATATCAATCGCAAAAAGCTCTTTTTTTGTAAATGAAACTAGGCGGCGGATAATCAGTTGTATTTCTTTTTGGTTAGGCGATTTCCAGTGAATAATTCGATCAGAATAGCCTCGATCGAGATGTAGCTGTCTCTGAAACGAAATAACTTCTCCTTCAAATAGCGAAAAACGCTCGCCATCTATAAAAATTTCAATTTTTTGTGCATCCATTACATTCAAAAGCTTTTGTTGTGTTTCTGGAAACGCAAATAGTTTTTCTCCATATTGAATTTCTGTTATATCATGAAAGGCGTTGATATAGCTTCCACGAATTGATTTATATCCATCTGCGTAGCCTTCTTCAAAGTTTCCACGGATACCTAAATAGCCATTTCCTATAGCAAATAAGCTTTCATCGATTACTAAATTTTGTTGGTCAAGCTTATCGCTTGAAAGTGTCCAAGTCATGTTTTACACCTCTGTTGTATATGATCAATATGCTTTAAATTTTGTTGCAATTTCTTCATAATCAAGCTCGCTTGTGTTACTGACTAGCAGATCAGCCTTACCTAGTGACTCTTTTAAACCAACACCAACTGCAAACATTCCAGCTCCTTTAATGGCTTCTACTCCAGCTTTTGCATCTTCAATTCCGATACAATTTTGCGGATCGACATTTACCATTTTTGCTGCAGTTAAAAAAATCTCAGGGTCAGGTTTCCCTCTCTTAATCTTAGTTACATCTACAATTTCATTAAAATATTGTTTTAGTTTTAAATTATTAATAATTGCAGGAGCGTTCTTACTTGCTGATGCAAGGGCGATTTTCACGTTGTTTTGCTTCAGTTGTTCAAGAAATGCTACAATTCCTACTAATATGTCTTTTTCAGAAATATTTATTATCAGTTGCTTATATACTTCATTTTTTTCTTCTGCTAGAACTTCCTTTTCTTCGTTTGAGTAAGAGTTTTCTTTTCCGCCCACTTGTAAAATCAGCTCTAACGATTTCATTCGACTTATTCCTTTTAGCTTTTCATTTATGTCTTTGTCAAAATCAATGCCAATTGAGTTTGCAAGCTGTCTCCAGGCTAAATAATGGTATTCTGCAGTATCTGTAATGACCCCATCAAGATCAAAAATAGCCGCTTGTAATAATTTACCCATTAACAAACATTCCTTTCAGTTTGACGTTTGACTCGATACCCAGTACTGTTTTCAACGATCTAGACAAAGCCATTTTCAATCTATTTATCGATAAATAACCGATACCAATCTTCAATCGTTCAATTTTTAACTCGTTCATATATTCCAACCAATCACTTCCTTAGTTTGGTAAAAACTGTCTCAAATAATCAGCATCGTTAATTACTTGAGACAATGAAAATGACCGGTGTTTGCAAACGGTCATTTTCCTGCTCTAGTTAATTTTGTGCGATCTATAACTATTTCCAATTTGTACTTTTTTAGTAATCGCATATTCATATTGACCTTCCTCCTTTCTTTTTGAAAAGCTTTTCAAATAAATATATAAAATACCCAAACTTTTTTAATTATGAACCTAATTTTACTCTGAAAGGCTTTTCAGAGATTGCTAAATAAAAAGGCTTTTCGAATTCTCTAAAAGCTTTTCATGTTTTCCGAAAAAAGTGTGTTAAATTTCTTTAACAGACTTTCTTTCAATAATTTGATGGGGTAAATAGGTGCGCAATTGCTTTAGTTCATTGCCGTTGATTAAATCTTCTAGCTTTTCAACAGCTTTATAACCAATCTCATACATTGGTTGTGCTACTGTCGTT
This window harbors:
- a CDS encoding DsbA family protein; the protein is MSKTNSNPMKPLILVTIAVVILVSVIVVLNSKQNTESNDVVFANHVPIDNQPTLGNLNAPVSVVEFGDYKCPACKEWSEHIFPQLKKDFIDSGKITFSYINVLFHGEESYLGSLAGESVWNQDPDAFWDFNKALYSEQPTRQNHDDYWITVDKVIDVAQKAVPQINLDQLERDILELTYKDDVLLDHQLVEEFNVQFTPSIMINGTMLEDPFDYDYIKLLIERGLGQ
- a CDS encoding YusW family protein, whose product is MKKTALVIFTLFVLSFMTAQSVYATTIPTIIDFEIEIELKDNTKYDIEYEVKAVDKIEAKYSVPGSVTAHGKNAVAIIEPLMKELELKPKMDQENLKQKILEILSINKTDVEDFELEVKFDNGEKIKIDN
- a CDS encoding glycoside hydrolase family 65 protein, which encodes MTWTLSSDKLDQQNLVIDESLFAIGNGYLGIRGNFEEGYADGYKSIRGSYINAFHDITEIQYGEKLFAFPETQQKLLNVMDAQKIEIFIDGERFSLFEGEVISFQRQLHLDRGYSDRIIHWKSPNQKEIQLIIRRLVSFTKKELFAIDIQIIPLSRIEEIKLFSTIDGDISNYVDNNDPRLASGHAKRLSVIDVCREENVNIVLNKTEASKLEVACISESSATVGYQYDVEVTKTGICESLTFPGGERIQYTKLNIYVDTLRHGQDIVKRGLEILQSTRAETFEEMLGDQYCYLDRFWGNADVEIKGDEKLQEGIRFNLFQLLQSVGKDGVSNIAAKGLSGEGYEGHYFWDTEIYIFPVFMMTNPEIAKKLLKYRHSILEDAKARAREMGHKQGALFPWRTISGTECSAFFPAGTAQYHISADIAYSYIQYYLVTGDLEFLKEFGAEVLFETARLWIDVGHYYEGTFRIDDVTGPDEYTCIVNNNYYTNAMAKWNLSWAAKISGLINSDQVTKEEVKEWHEAAEKMYLPYDEKLQINPQDDTFLQKAVWDFEATPKEKYPLLLHFHPLTLYRYQVLKQADTVLAHFLLEDEQSIETMKRSYDYYEKITTHDSSLSYCIYSIMAAKLGYHEKAYNYFIKTARLDLDNTHGNTKDGLHMANMGGTWLAIVYGFAGMRIKESGISFAPFVPEKWEGYSFVVNYQNRKLKIELTRTELSITLIEGYELEITVYDETFIVEKNGFKTSLKERDLIS
- the pgmB gene encoding beta-phosphoglucomutase, with protein sequence MGKLLQAAIFDLDGVITDTAEYHYLAWRQLANSIGIDFDKDINEKLKGISRMKSLELILQVGGKENSYSNEEKEVLAEEKNEVYKQLIINISEKDILVGIVAFLEQLKQNNVKIALASASKNAPAIINNLKLKQYFNEIVDVTKIKRGKPDPEIFLTAAKMVNVDPQNCIGIEDAKAGVEAIKGAGMFAVGVGLKESLGKADLLVSNTSELDYEEIATKFKAY